The genome window CCGGCGGCGGTCATCGCGCGGAGCAGCGTCTCCGCCGCGACGAGCCAGTCCCCGGGGTGCTGGAGCGCCCAGTCCGGTCCGAGGCGCGCGCCGCCGGCCGGGAGCGCCCGGTCGAGTACGCCGTGCGTGTACGGTGCGGTGGCGGTGGAGACGACGCGCCCGGTGGCCGTGTCGACCAGCACGGCGCGTGCCGACTCGGTGCCGAAGTCAAGGCCGATCGCGCAGCGCGCCGCCGCCGGCACGATTGACGCCCCCGATCAGGCGAACACGCGGTAGTCGATCCCGAACATCTTCGCCGCCCACACGAGATCGTCGACGTAGTCCCCGTACACCCCGTGAATGTGGTTGCTGTCGTACTCGGACAGGAACACGTCGGGCGGCACCCGGAAACGCGCGAACGCATGCGGCCACACCGGCGTCGTCGCCGCGGCCTTCCGCTGTGCAAC of bacterium contains these proteins:
- a CDS encoding fucose isomerase, producing the protein VYFPAGGASVMHVAAPGPVTLARLARRQGKYWLAIVPGQFVELSPDVAQRKAAATTPVWPHAFARFRVPPDVFLSEYDSNHIHGVYGDYVDDLVWAAKMFGIDYRVFA